Below is a window of Rattus norvegicus strain BN/NHsdMcwi chromosome 5, GRCr8, whole genome shotgun sequence DNA.
CAGGCCCAAAggtgtgtgtgcctttaatcccagcactcaggaggcagagagacaggtggccttttgagttccaggccagcctagtctacggaatgagttctaggacagttggggctacacagagaaaccttgccttgaaacaacatcatcaacaataAGAAAATTAGCAATATAATTCACAGTCTGACTCAAGggtatattttttgttgttgttttccaagACAAGGATAGATTAAGAGAAACTTTAGCGAAGCAATTATGATTTATCAGGAATTCCGAGACCTCCAGATCTGACATCGAAATTGCTATCTTACTAAATGGAAGAAAGACGCAAAAATGTTCTCAAAAAAGTTTCAGTGACAACTGGTTGTTTCTTTAAATGTGCTTGTATTTAGTCTCTTTTCCTCGAGTGTTTTACCCCTGGAAGGCTCTCGTAGGGATGGAGGCCATTAGCAAGGCTTCTCACCTGTTGCTCTGCAGGAGTCTTTGGTACTGGGAATAAATGTTGAGGAGATATTTTCTGGTTCTCACAGGTGTCTCAGCCTCCATGAAGAACTGAAATTCAGATGAGGGCTCAATCATGAGTTGAAATCGAAAGGAATGGAGGGGTGGCTCCTTCTGGTTTccttcctgatgcctttgctaAAAGATTCTGATCTAGCCGGCAGCTGTGGCACATGGCTTtactcccagcattcaggaggcagaggcagggggatctgagttccagaccagagaaaccgtgtctgtaaataaataaataaataaataaataataaataatagaaaaagctaaaacaaaacaacaacaaaaaaaagcaaaaaaaattttttttggactAAAAACAATTTAGAAAGGAATGGGGTAGTGGGTTTACTTAGCCTACTCCAGTGtgtcattgaaggaagtcagacagaggaagtcaaggcaggaaatgagaggcagaggagagcagCTTTCTAGTCCACACGGCATTACCTTCAACAAGGAACTCACTTGCAAAGAAGTAcagcaggaaccatggaggagGATGCTTGCTGGCTTTTTATACAGTTCAGAATCATCTGCCTAGAGGATGGCatcgcccacagtgggctgtgcctTCCTCCATTGTTTAACAGTTgagacaatcccccacagacataACACGCAGACTAATCTGACTTGGGCAACTTCTCAACTGAAGCTGCCTTCTCggatgactctaggctgtgtcaagttgggGGAGCAAACTAGAACACATAGCTTTGGGGCATAGTCTTTGCTTAGCAGTGTACAGGGGCCTTGGGTTCTATCAGCACTgggaaggagggtgggaaggaagcaaggtagaaagagagggagggaagaaaggagaggagggaggaaaggagagaaggaaagagagacagagacagaaactaaaTATGGAAGCGCCTTCATGACAGCATCTTGAGTATTTTGAATCTGTGAGGTCTGGATAGTTCTGAAGACCTTCCAGGGAAGTCACTCTAGCTGGAGACTGGTGGGAAGGGTCCCAGGGTGCAGGCAGAGTGGTAGCTGGAGAGCTGGAGGTTGGGGTAAGGGATACGTGGTGGTCTTCTTAGAAACTGCCAGCTCTTTGCCTGCTCAGTCCTGGCGTCTTGTACAGCATCTGCGTGGGGTGTTTGCACCCTTTCTCCTCTAGGATGTCCCAGAAATGCCACCTGCTCCCCCAGACCTCTTTTTGTTCTTCAGATTAGCACCCCTCTTGTTCTTTGTTTAGCAGCTGTCTATTTGAATTCCTTTAGATTTTTCCTCCTTCATGACACGATACTCATTGAAGGCAGGGCTGCTTGGCTGTGCTCTTCAGTGTGCCTGACAGAGTCCTTGCTCAGACATACttgttcaggggctggagagatggctgactgctcttccagaggtcctgagttcaaatcccagcaaccacatggtggctcacaaccatctctaatgggatctgacaccctcttctgctgtgtctgaagacagttacagtgtagtaatatatattaagtaaataaatattttaaaatatctgttgaatggatggatgggagaaTGAAGGGACTTGATATCCTGACCACTGtttttctataaatatgtgtgtgtgtgtgtgtgtatgtgggcacacgtgtgtgtacacatgagtgattttcttttgagacaaagtcttatgctatagtccaggctagccttcaactcactatttagcccaggctggcctgataTTCATTATAATTCTCTTGCCttagcttctcaagtgctgggattatatttGTGAGTCTCCAGGCTGGGCCATGTGGCTACTTAGTGTCGTATGATCTCTGGCAGTTCCAcagtctttctttgtctttctgacCTTGACACTTTGAATGGGCACTATCCAGTCATCTCGAAAGATGTTTATAATTTCGGTTTGTTGGGTTTTAGGTGGAGTAGGAGGTCCCACCCTTGGTCACATGCATGTCAAGCAAAAGAGACCACTGTGCTATAACCCCTTCATCTGTTGAAtgggttaaaaatttttttttaaaagatagcgTGTCATTACGTAGCTTAGGTTATCCTAAAACACACTTTGTaggccaggatggcctcaaacccatgatgaccttcctgcttctgcttctcaagtgAATTCATCCCATTACCACAATGCCTGCCCTAAAATTTTTTCaatatgaatttttttaaaaaaacttatttattCTATGCATATGAGTGTTCGAGCATGTCTATacatcatgtgtgtgcctggagcCTGGTGGCGGGccaaagagaacatcagatcccccagaagtggagttacacacatgcacacaccacatacagacacgcaccacacacatacagacacgtaccacacacaggtatacaccaCACGgtgcacagaggtcagaggtcagatgacaactaGCACAACTCAGGTCTCACCTCCCAccacatgtgggtcctggggatccaaccgGGACGCCAGGCTTGGCTACAGATGCATTTATCCATTGGAACATCTTCCAGGCTGTTAACCCTGTTTATGCAGACTCTGCCTTGACCACTTCCCATTAATCCTTGGGGATTAAGTTTCAACATGATTCCTAGAGAGGACTCCAGCATCCAAACTGTAGCAGAGAGCCTTGGAATTGTTGAGATGAGCGACTCTCTTCCTGGCTCTTTATTAACCAGAGTCTTCGATTGTTCTTTCAGGGACATACAACGTTCCATGACCAGGTGACCCTTCCTGCCCAGAGCAATGGAGCAAAATGGCTCCTTCCGTGTGGATTCTGAGTTTCGATACACCCTCTTTCCGATCGTTTACAGCGTCATCTTTGTACTGGGCGTGGTTGCCAATGGCTATGTGCTGTGGGTCTTTGCCACCTTGTACCCGTCCAAGAAACTGAATGAGATAAAGATCTTCATGGTGAATCTCACCGTGGCGGACCTGCTCTTCTTGATGACCCTCCCGCTGTGGATTGTCTATTACTCCAACGAGGGCGACTGGATTGTACACAAATTCCTGTGCAACCTGGCTGGCTGCCTCTTCTTCATCAATACCTACTGCAGTGTGGCCTTCCTTGGCGTCATCACTTATAACCGCTACCAGGCAGTAGCCTATCCCATCAAGACCGCCCAGGCCACCACCCGCAAGCGTGGCATCACTTTGTCCCTGGTCATTTGGATATCCATCGCGGCTACTGCATCCTACTTCCTGGCCACAGACTCTACCAACGTGGTGCCCAAAAAGGATGGCTCAGGTAACATCACCCGCTGCTTTGAGCATTATGAGCCATACAGTGTGCCCATCCTTGTCGTCCACATCTTCATCACCTCCTGTTTCTTCCTcgtcttcttcctcatcttctacTGCAACATGGTCATCATCCACACGCTGCTCACGCGGCCTGTGCGGCAGCAGCGCAAACCGGAAGTGAAGCGCCGGGCGCTGTGGATGGTCTGCACTGTCTTGGCGGTATTTGTCATCTGCTTTGTGCCCCATCACGTGGTCCAGCTACCCTGGACCCTAGCAGAGTTGGGCTACCAGACCAACTTCCATCAGGCTATTAATGATGCCCACCAAAtcaccctctgcctcctgagcaccaACTGCGTCTTAGATCCTGTTATCTACTGCTTTCTCACCAAGAAGTTCCGGAAGCACCTCAGCGAAAAGTTTTACAGCATGCGAAGTAGCCGGAAGTGCTCCCGAGCCACTAGCGACACGTGCACCGAGGTGATGATGCCAGCCAACCAGACTCCTGTCCTGCCATTGAAAAATTAATCAATGCTTATTAAAGCCAGGTCCAGAGCCTTCTCTTTTATGGCCCCCACCGATGGCGCAGAAAGCTAAGAGGTTCCTGCCTGTGGCCAACCCCCAACTTGGACCCTGGTGGACTCTTAAGTGAGGCAGTTACTTCCTCACAGAGAGCCATTTGCTGGAAAATACAGAACTCCAATGCTCCTTTTCATCCATCTTTGAGTCAACACTAGAGGGTTGTGGCTGATGGACTCATCCAGGGCTTCAGATTGTGACAACCCTGCTAGCACCAGACCTTGGGGAGAGACGCTGAGCAGCCCAGTTCATTCAACTGGGACAGCAATTTAAGGATTGGGCAGTGACTTCCGGGTGCtacaggaagaggggagaggggttgTGGGGACTCTTCACTGATTGTGATCTTTGGCAAAACAATTGGGTTTAGGATGGTGCCTTCCTTTATCCATCTACAGATACAAGGTCTTTGTGGCTCTTCCTAGAGGAAGTGGTTTGGTGGTTATCGCCTGACTCACCCAGCACCTTGCCTCAGACATAACCAGAGGAGATAACACAGACGCTGACCAGAAGCTAGGATGGGTGCATGTTTGCTGAGGCAGCTGAGTTTTGCCCGGGCCTGAGTGAGTGCTGAGGGAATGGAAGAGAGGTGGCTACCTCAGAACACTGCACTTTCCACTTCCGGCAGGCAGCTTCTTTTGAGGTCCTCTGGCCACCTGGTGGTGATTTTTTGACAAGTGTCTTAGTCTCATTTCACTCACCGTGCCCAGAAAACAACTCGAGGAGGgagagatttattttggctcacagtttggagGACCTCAGTCCCTCACGGCAAGGAAGGCATGGTGGGGCTCAGACTCTGGTGGTGGGAATAGGAGACGGAGGTTGTCCACGTGGCAGTGAGCCAGGAACCAAGACTGCACCTTAACCCAGGGTTGGGATATAACCCACGCCCCCGCGCCCCCAGCCACCTACTTCTACAGCCAGGTCCTACctcctcctaaaggttccacagtcTCCCGACCTAGAGAGCACGGccctgggccagtgagatggtcgTGGAGGGTAGAGAGCACTTGCAGCTAACACTGCTGATCAGAGTTTgatcccagaagccacatggtaCAAAGAGAGAACAgatttctgcaagttgtcctttgacctttgcTTTCATGCTGCGGCACACACATGTCCCGCCTCccccatatacatataaataaatgtacaaaattaataGGATAAAGCAAAACGAATATGACCCCATAGGAGTATACATGAAACGGCAGGTGTATTCAAAACATACCTGCTATTTCATTTAAGTGAGATCCCCCCCGGCCCTCTGAGAAGTATCCAGAAGCCTCAGACTCAGAACTCTGAGgaccttttcctgttttcctgagcCTTGTGCTTTCGAGTGTCTCCTTGAAGCTGGGTCAATTGCTTCCTGTCTGCTAGACAAGCATAGGCTTGTTCCAACGGACAAGCTTGAGTTTGGAATGATGACGGCAGTCTGGATCTAGCTGAAGGGGACAAAGTGGCTAAAACAACTTGAACTTCGTAGACATCTTACAAACCCGGGTTCAAGTCTTGCCTGTGCTGAATGTTGCTTAGGACGTGGGAATATAATTTTCTACCTCTTGGTGTTGTTAGCTGGGAGGTTCAACCTACCTCACGGGACTTCTGGGCAGTGCGTGTTCAGCTGACTCTGGGCTATTTATCCCTATCCTCCCCTTTGCTGGGAATTTGGTGCCCTCGATCCTTGGTTTAGAACTGAAGGGGTGAGGGTTAGATGTCTGGATGCGGGGTGCACCTTTTGGGGAGCTGTGACCATGTTTACATGTGAAGTGGGTTGGGTGGCCACCTAGGTGACTGGTAGATAGAAGTGGCTTTTCAAAGAAATCAGGTTAGACCAGACAGAAGCTAGAACGTGGCGAGAACACTCAGCTTCAGAGGGGCCAGCAGGCACGTCCCCGGTGCTTTCTCTTGCGTCCCGGGAGGTTCTTGTCAggattccttctctctccttccctaagCTCATTGAAATGGTTGTCTAGTGCTTTCAATCAAATAACATCCTCTGCCTCTGTGTTAATATGATATAGTCTGAATTTCATCGTCTGCAAATCTCCCTTGCCACTGGTTTGCAATATCCATTTACCACAGTAGGTTTGcttaataaacatttttctcttcaaattaggccttttggttttgttttgtcgagacagggtttctctgtgtatccctggctgtcctggactcactctgtagaccatgctggcctcagactcacagagatctgcctgccttccaagtgctgggatcaaaggtgtgcgccatcatGCTCTGCAAACTTTGGTCAACTTTAAAAACTTATAGTTCTTCTGACAGCCACTGCATAGATTATTTTTATGCCCATTTTACATGTGGGGGGAAAAGGAGGCTCAGAGGGGCAGAGTCATTAATATTCAAACCTAGAATTCTCCCTGAGCACAGGCTAGCTCCCATCCCCTATCTACCATGTAATCCGTACTCACACTCCAACTCTTCAAGCAAGGCATCCTATGAGTGCTGCTGGTTCAGGAGCTGGTACAGGCCTCCACCCTGAGGTTGGAGATCTCTTGTACAGCTCATGCAGCCTGGAAGCCTCATGGGGACTCTCCCCAGGCACAAGCACTGGTGATGAAGCACTTCAGACACTGGGAGACAGGCACAGCTGTGTTTCTAGGAATCCTGGGAACCAAAGTGCCATCACTGTGGGAGCCAGGAGGAGCACTTAGTGAGACGTGGTTTTACTCGTCAGCTTGAGGGCTCTAGAACCATCTGGAAACACCGGTAGAGTTTCTCCCGGCTCTACAGGTCATCCCGAGCCACGCTTACATCTTCCTTGACGAAGAACTTCCAACTTGCTTCTGACACAGCGGCACCAGTCCACACCCTCACCCGTAGCTTCATGGAGGATTTCGTTGTCCACTTTGTTTGGGTGCGTGGTCTCGCCATGTAGCTTTGGTTGATCTAGaatcaccctgtagaccaggctggccctgtactcagagatccacctgcctcagcctcttgagtgagACTCATCAATCGAagacgtgcaccaccatgctAGCCTAATATGTTCTTGGCCCGTGTTAGCTATCCACAATCGCGGGTTTCATTATTGACATTCTCATTCTCGTGTACTCAGTACTGGGTCACATTCACCCCTCCCCCTTTTGCTCTCTGGTCCTCTCTCAACTCCGGCTGATCCCTTTCTGTACCCTTCCTCCTCCTGACTGTCTACTTCTACTTTCAGGTCTCTTTTTAGTGTGTGACCCAGAGTGTCCCTAGGGTTGTTTACTGGAACATGGACACCTTACCTGTTAACTGCATGCAAATCCTCAGGGGGACCGGGCTCCCAGGAGACCCCTCCACCTCAACGGGTTCTCTCTCTCACAAGGCTTTCTATTTCCCCAAAGCCTCTCTCCACCACTGCTGCCCAACTTCCGTGCTACAGAATGTGCAGTCAAGTCTTGATTTTAGTTGGACTCCCTCCAATCACTAAAGGACTGTAATTGGGAACTCGTTAGACATTTGTGTTCGGATTCAAATAATTCAGATTCCTGAGCTTGACACAGGGTGAGCAGTAAAATGGCCGCTGACACCCGAGACCAGGGCTCCTTTTTTCAGCCTCCTCCAGTCTGTGATTTTGGACAGACTGGGGGACCTTTCTGGGTCTATTTCTTTCAAGTGGGAATATTGGTCAGGTGGGGTGGCTCacactttaattctagcactcaagaggctgaagcaggaggattgctacaacTTTAAGAGCACTCCGGGCTATATGGGTAGTTATCAGGCCAACTAGGTATGATTTGCATAGTAAAATTTTGTCTAAATGCTATctatctatttgtttgtttatggagacagggtctctctatgcctagctggaactcactctgcagaccaggctgaatTCAAACTCAGACCTTCCTGAgggttaggattaaaggtgtatgctacacagctctaaatttattttttcttttaaagaatacatattgttaaggcctaggtaaaatgttaaggcctaggtaacagTTACCTGTCTAGCTGgccattataaggaaactttctcatgtttCTGATGTaactaggaaactttctaatgccaagattgattgaatattgttaagttctgtgcccttggaaaccaatcacaataaAAGCCAATAACTGTCTtgtatagttacccacaataagcttggacctGAACCAACCACCCAGTAGCACTTCCTTTACATGTGTATAAACTTTTACattataagctgcccctgggatggaccccaacatcAGAGAGACTCCTGCCCCAGTATAAataactatttggaataagacttccgtTTTGAGTAGTGATccagtaaagtttaagttcccatgTATGTGGGTA
It encodes the following:
- the Ptafr gene encoding platelet-activating factor receptor isoform X1; protein product: MEQNGSFRVDSEFRYTLFPIVYSVIFVLGVVANGYVLWVFATLYPSKKLNEIKIFMVNLTVADLLFLMTLPLWIVYYSNEGDWIVHKFLCNLAGCLFFINTYCSVAFLGVITYNRYQAVAYPIKTAQATTRKRGITLSLVIWISIAATASYFLATDSTNVVPKKDGSGNITRCFEHYEPYSVPILVVHIFITSCFFLVFFLIFYCNMVIIHTLLTRPVRQQRKPEVKRRALWMVCTVLAVFVICFVPHHVVQLPWTLAELGYQTNFHQAINDAHQITLCLLSTNCVLDPVIYCFLTKKFRKHLSEKFYSMRSSRKCSRATSDTCTEVMMPANQTPVLPLKN